One part of the Natator depressus isolate rNatDep1 chromosome 28, rNatDep2.hap1, whole genome shotgun sequence genome encodes these proteins:
- the LOC141978812 gene encoding lysophosphatidic acid receptor 6-like: MFSPHPGEPPPWLRGGIRVFSLPPPHPARASTLAGGGHNWTGGSSSPVCLSLDSPQRSRRILVPMDGPRWTLAANGSALPPNETGCGEQADFQYVLFPVVYSLVFVLGLAGNLSVLWYFLRTRTASAPANIFLANLASLDLIFVLTLPFRVAYHALRNDWVFGEALCKITGSLFYANLYGSSLFLTGICLERYVAVVHPLRSLRLRRPLYRVASCLAIWALLAVAVLYLTLRGPLTRPFPDGRLACLENFSSNSWKGRISRVSLFAAAVGFLVPLALIGVCYPLIARRLLETPGMAPGSRAARRKALRTVLVVLAVFLLCFAPYHVTQVVHTLWRLGALEGCQLLRGTYAARRVTMALTSLNACLDPLVYYCAAERFAWSPPCSGRCCWGRPAASGDTQGSGLQALDSGASRGAHAKAVTSSHGTRGGA, from the exons atgttctccccccaccctggggaaCCTCCTCCCTGGCTAAGGGGCGGGATTAGGGTGTTCtcacttccccccccacaccccgcccgGGCCTCCACCCTGGCGGGGGGCGGGCACAACTGGACAGGCGGGTCGAGCAGCCCAGTTTGTCTGAGCCTGGACTCTCCCCAGAGAAGCCGCAGGATCCTGGTTCCCATGGACGGG cctcgcTGGACCCTGGCCGCGAACGGCTCGGCGCTGCCCCCCAACGAGACGGGCTGCGGGGAACAGGCCGACTTCCAGTACGTGCTGTTCCCCGTGGTTTACAGCCTGGTCTTCGTGCTGGGCCTGGCCGGGAACCTCTCCGTGCTCTGGTATTTCCTGCGCACCCGGACGGCCTCCGCCCCGGCCAACATCTTCCTGGCGAACCTGGCGTCCCTCGACCTGATCTTCGTGCTGACCCTGCCCTTCCGCGTGGCCTACCACGCCCTGCGCAATGACTGGGTGTTCGGGGAGGCCCTGTGCAAGATCACCGGCTCCCTCTTCTACGCCAACCTGTACGGCAGTTCCCTCTTCCTCACCGGCATCTGCCTGGAGCGCTACGTGGCCGTGGTGCACCCGCTGCGCTCTCTCCGCCTGCGCCGGCCCCTCTACCGCGTGGCCAGTTGCCTGGCCATCTGGGCCCTGCTGGCCGTGGCCGTGCTGTACCTGACCCTGCGGGGCCCCCTGACCCGCCCCTTCCCCGACGGGCGCCTGGCCTGCCTGGAGAACTTCTCCAGCAACTCCTGGAAGGGCCGGATCTCCAGGGTCAGCCTCTTCGCCGCTGCCGTGGGCTTCCTGGTGCCCCTGGCGCTCATCGGCGTCTGCTACCCGCTCATCGCCCGCCGGCTGCTGGAGACGCCGGGGATGGCGCCCGGCTCGCGGGCTGCCCGGCGCAAGGCGCTGCGCACGGTGCTGGTCGTGCTGGCGGTGTTCCTGCTCTGCTTCGCCCCCTACCACGTCACCCAGGTGGTGCACACGCTGTGGCGGCTGGGGGCGCTGGAGGGCTGCCAGCTCCTCCGCGGCACCTACGCCGCCCGGCGCGTCACCATGGCCCTGACCAGCCTCAACGCCTGCCTGGACCCGCTGGTCTATTACTGCGCGGCCGAGCGCTTCGCCTGGAGCCCGCCCTGCAGCGGCCGGTGCTGCTGGGGGCGGCCAGCTGCCTCCGGGGACACCCAGGGCTCGGGGCTGCAGGCACTGGACAGTGGAGCCTCCCGGGGGGCCCACGCCAAGGCAGTGACCTCGTCCCACGGCACCCGTGGAGGGGCCTGA
- the COPS6 gene encoding COP9 signalosome complex subunit 6 gives MAAAAAAGASCSAAGSNGGSGAGGMEVDAAVLPTVMASGVTGSVSVALHPLVILNISDHWIRMRSQEGRPVQVIGALIGRQEGRNIEVMNSFELLSHTVEENIVIDKEYYYTKEEQFKQVFKDMEFLGWYTTGGPPDQSDIHVHKQVCEIIESPLFLKLNPMTKHTDLPVSVFESVIDIINGEATMLFAELTYTLATEEAERIGVDHVARMTATGSGENSTVAEHLIAQHSAIKMLHSRVKLILEYVKASEAGEVPFNHEILREAYALCHCLPVLSTDKFKTDFYDQCNDVGLMAYLGTITKTCNTMNQFVNKFNILYDRQGIGRRMRGLFF, from the exons atggcggcggcggcggcggccggggcCTCCTGCTCGGCGGCGGGGAGCAACGGGGGCTCCGGGGCCGGCGGGATGGAGGTGGACGCGGCAG TGCTCCCCACCGTCATGGCGTCGGGCGTGACGGGCAGCGTCTCGGTGGCCCTGCACCCGCTGGTGATCCTCAACATCTCCGACCACTGGATCCGCATGCGCTCGCAGGAGGGGCGCCCCGTGCAAG TGATCGGGGCGCTGATCGGGCGGCAGGAGGGCCGGAACATCGAGGTGATGAACTCCTTCGAGCTGCTGTCCCACACGGTGGAGGAGAACATTGTCATTGACAAGGAGTACTACTACACCAAGGAGGAGCAGT TCAAACAGGTCTTCAAGGATATGGAGTTCCTGGGCTGGTACACGACGGGTGGCCCCCCGGACCAGTCTGACATCCACGTCCATAAACAG GTGTGCGAGATCATCGAGAGCCCCCTCTTCCTGAAGCTGAACCCCATGACCAAGCACACGGAT CTGCCAGTCAGTGTCTTTGAGTCAGTGATCGACATCATCAATGGAGAG GCCACCATGCTGTTTGCGGAGCTGACCTACACACTGGCCACAGAGGAGGCAGAGCGCATCGGGGTCGACCACGTGGCCCGAATGACGGCGACTGGCAGCGGGGAGAACTCCACAG tggCTGAGCACCTGATCGCCCAGCACAGCGCCATCAAGATGCTCCACAGTCGGGTCAAGCTCATCCTGGAGTATGTCAAGGCCTCAGAGGCAG gcgaGGTGCCCTTCAACCACGAGATCCTGCGTGAGGCCTATGCCCTCTGCCACTGCCTTCCTGTCCTCAGCACCGACAAGTTCAAGACCGACTTCTATGAC caatGCAACGACGTGGGGCTCATGGCCTACCTGGGCACCATCACCAAAACCTGCAACACCATGAACCAGTTTGTCAACAAGTTCAACATCCTGTACGACCGGCAGGGCATCGGGCGCCGCATGCGCGGGCTCTTCTTCTGA
- the MCM7 gene encoding DNA replication licensing factor MCM7 isoform X2 produces the protein MLEQRGRDTGETHRPQNQYPPELLRRFELYFKAPSGSKARVIRDVKADCIGKLVTVRGIVTRVTEVKPMMVVATYSCDQCGAETYQPIQSPTFMPLIMCPSQECQTNRSGGRLYLQSRGSKFIKFQELKMQEHSDQVPVGHLPRSISVAVHGENTRLAQPGDHVSITGVFLPLLRAGFRQMAQGLISETYLEAHRIVKMNKSEEDELGSGELTEDELRQITEEDFYDKLAASIAPEIYGHEDVKKALLLLLVGGVDRNPRGMKIRGNINICLMGDPGVAKSQLLSYIDRLAPRSQYTTGRGSSGVGLTAAVLRDPVTGELALEGGALVLADQGICCIDEFDKMLESDRTAIHEVMEQQTISIAKAGVLATLNARCAILAAANPAYGRYNPKRSLEQNVQLPAALLSRFDLLWLIQDRPDRDNDLRLAQHITYVHQHSRQPPCTFQQLDMKLMRRYINMCKRKQPAVPEALADYITAAYVEMRKEAWASKDTTFTSARTLLGILRLASALARLRLVDVVEKEDVNEAMRLMEMSKDSLLGDKGQQTRTQRAADVIFAAVRELAGGAGGRSVRYAEAEQRCVSKGFTPAQFQAALDEYEELNVWQVNQARTRITFI, from the exons ATGCTGGAGCAGCGTGGCCGGGACACAGGGGAGACGCACAGGCCCCAGAACCAGTACCCCCCGGAGCTGCTGCGCCGCTT cgaGCTGTACTTCAAGGCCCCGTCAGGCTCCAAGGCCCGCGTGATCCGGGACGTGAAGGCCGACTGCATCGGGAAGCTGGTCACCGTCCGCGGCATCGTCACCCGGGTCACCGAGGTCAAGCCCATGATGGTGGTGGCCACTTACAGCTGTGACCAGTGCGGAGCAGAGACCTACCAGCCG atccAGTCCCCAACTTTCATGCCGCTGATCATGTGCCCAAGCCAGGAGTGCCAGACCAACCGCTCTGGGGGGCGTCTCTACTTGCAGAGCCGCGGCTCCAAGTTCATCAAGTTTCAGGAGCTGAAGATGCAGGAGCAT AGCGACCAGGTGCCGGTGGGGCACCTCCCGCGCTCCATCAGCGTGGCTGTGCACGGCGAGAACACGAGGCTGGCCCAGCCCGGGGACCACGTCAGCATCACCGGCgtcttcctgcccctgctgagAGCTGGCTTCCGGCAGATGGCCCAG gggCTGATCTCCGAGACCTACCTGGAGGCGCATCGTATTGTGAAGATGAACAAGAGCGAGGAGGACGAGCTGGGGTCAGGGGAGCTAACGGAGGACGAGCTGCGCCAGATCACAG AGGAGGATTTCTACGACAAGCTGGCAGCCTCCATCGCCCCTGAGATCTACGGGCACGAGGACGTGAagaaggccctgctcctgctgctggtggggggtgTGGACCGCAACCCCCGGGGCATGAAGATTCGGG GGAACATCAACATCTGTTTGATGGGTGACCCGGGCGTGGCCAAGTCCCAGCTGCTCTCGTACATCGACCGCCTGGCCCCCCGCA gtcaGTACACGACGGGGCGCGGCTCGTCGGGCGTGGGGCTGACAGCCGCCGTGCTGCGGGATCCGGTGACGGGGGAGCTGGCCCTGGAGGGTGGGGCGCTGGTCCTGGCCGACCAGGGTATCTGCTGCATCGACGAGTTCGACAAGATGCTGGAGAGCGACCGCACGGCCATCCACGAGGTGATGGAGCAGCAGACCATCTCCATCGCCAAGGCGGGCGTGCTGGCCACCCTCAACGCCCGCTGCGCCATCCTGGCGGCCGCCAACCCCGCCTACGGGCGCTACAACCCCAAGCGCAGCCTGGAGCAGAACGTGCAGCTGCCGGCGGCCCTGCTCTCCCGCTTCGACCTGCTCTGGCTGATCCAGGACCGGCCCGACCGGGACAACGACCTGCG GTTGGCCCAGCACATCACCTATGTCCATCAGCACAGCCGGCAGCCACCCTGCACCTTCCAGCAGCTTGACATGAAGCTCATGAG gcgcTACATCAACATGTGTAAGCGGAAGCAGCCGGCCGTGCCGGAGGCGCTGGCCGATTACATCACAGCCGCCTACGTGGAGATGCGCAAGGAGGCCTGGGCCAGCAAGGACACGACTTTCACCTCGGCCCGCACCCTGCTGGGCATCCTGCGCCTGGCCAGCGCCCTG GCCCGGCTGCGGCTGGTGGATGTGGTGGAGAAGGAGGACGTGAATGAAGCCATGCGGCTCATGGAGATGTCCAAGGACTCGCTGCTGGGGGACAAGGGTCAGCAAACCAG GACGCAGCGGGCGGCCGACGTGATCTTTGCGGCCGTGCGGGAGCTGGCgggcggggcgggcgggcgcTCGGTGCGCTACGCCGAGGCCGAGCAGCGCTGCGTCTCCAAGGGCTTCACCCCCGCCCAGTTCCAGGCCGCGCTGGACGAGTATGAGGAGCTGAATGTGTGGCAGGTGAACCAGGCCCGGACCCGCATCACCTTCATCTGA
- the MCM7 gene encoding DNA replication licensing factor MCM7 isoform X1 → MAPRDYAAEKEKVKRFLQEFFRDGELGKKEFPYRDQLVSLAHREQVALYVDLDEVAEEDPELVDAVSENAKRYGRLFADAVHELLPQHKEREVVNKDVLDVYIEHRLMLEQRGRDTGETHRPQNQYPPELLRRFELYFKAPSGSKARVIRDVKADCIGKLVTVRGIVTRVTEVKPMMVVATYSCDQCGAETYQPIQSPTFMPLIMCPSQECQTNRSGGRLYLQSRGSKFIKFQELKMQEHSDQVPVGHLPRSISVAVHGENTRLAQPGDHVSITGVFLPLLRAGFRQMAQGLISETYLEAHRIVKMNKSEEDELGSGELTEDELRQITEEDFYDKLAASIAPEIYGHEDVKKALLLLLVGGVDRNPRGMKIRGNINICLMGDPGVAKSQLLSYIDRLAPRSQYTTGRGSSGVGLTAAVLRDPVTGELALEGGALVLADQGICCIDEFDKMLESDRTAIHEVMEQQTISIAKAGVLATLNARCAILAAANPAYGRYNPKRSLEQNVQLPAALLSRFDLLWLIQDRPDRDNDLRLAQHITYVHQHSRQPPCTFQQLDMKLMRRYINMCKRKQPAVPEALADYITAAYVEMRKEAWASKDTTFTSARTLLGILRLASALARLRLVDVVEKEDVNEAMRLMEMSKDSLLGDKGQQTRTQRAADVIFAAVRELAGGAGGRSVRYAEAEQRCVSKGFTPAQFQAALDEYEELNVWQVNQARTRITFI, encoded by the exons ATGGCGCCCAGAGACTACGCCGCGGAGAAAG agaAGGTGAAGCGCTTCTTGCAGGAATTCTTCCGGGATGGCGAGCTCGGCAAGAAGGAGTTCCCGTATCGGGACCAGCTG gtgtcTCTGGCTCACCGGGAGCAGGTGGCCCTGTACGTTGACCTGGACGAGGTGGCCGAGGAGGACCCCGAGCTGGTGGACGCCGTGTCTGAGAACGCCAAGCGCTACGGCCGCCTCTTCGCCGACGCTGTGCACGAGCTGCTGCCCCAGCACAAGGAGCGGGAG GTGGTAAACAAGGACGTCCTAGATGTGTACATCGAGCACCGGCTGATGCTGGAGCAGCGTGGCCGGGACACAGGGGAGACGCACAGGCCCCAGAACCAGTACCCCCCGGAGCTGCTGCGCCGCTT cgaGCTGTACTTCAAGGCCCCGTCAGGCTCCAAGGCCCGCGTGATCCGGGACGTGAAGGCCGACTGCATCGGGAAGCTGGTCACCGTCCGCGGCATCGTCACCCGGGTCACCGAGGTCAAGCCCATGATGGTGGTGGCCACTTACAGCTGTGACCAGTGCGGAGCAGAGACCTACCAGCCG atccAGTCCCCAACTTTCATGCCGCTGATCATGTGCCCAAGCCAGGAGTGCCAGACCAACCGCTCTGGGGGGCGTCTCTACTTGCAGAGCCGCGGCTCCAAGTTCATCAAGTTTCAGGAGCTGAAGATGCAGGAGCAT AGCGACCAGGTGCCGGTGGGGCACCTCCCGCGCTCCATCAGCGTGGCTGTGCACGGCGAGAACACGAGGCTGGCCCAGCCCGGGGACCACGTCAGCATCACCGGCgtcttcctgcccctgctgagAGCTGGCTTCCGGCAGATGGCCCAG gggCTGATCTCCGAGACCTACCTGGAGGCGCATCGTATTGTGAAGATGAACAAGAGCGAGGAGGACGAGCTGGGGTCAGGGGAGCTAACGGAGGACGAGCTGCGCCAGATCACAG AGGAGGATTTCTACGACAAGCTGGCAGCCTCCATCGCCCCTGAGATCTACGGGCACGAGGACGTGAagaaggccctgctcctgctgctggtggggggtgTGGACCGCAACCCCCGGGGCATGAAGATTCGGG GGAACATCAACATCTGTTTGATGGGTGACCCGGGCGTGGCCAAGTCCCAGCTGCTCTCGTACATCGACCGCCTGGCCCCCCGCA gtcaGTACACGACGGGGCGCGGCTCGTCGGGCGTGGGGCTGACAGCCGCCGTGCTGCGGGATCCGGTGACGGGGGAGCTGGCCCTGGAGGGTGGGGCGCTGGTCCTGGCCGACCAGGGTATCTGCTGCATCGACGAGTTCGACAAGATGCTGGAGAGCGACCGCACGGCCATCCACGAGGTGATGGAGCAGCAGACCATCTCCATCGCCAAGGCGGGCGTGCTGGCCACCCTCAACGCCCGCTGCGCCATCCTGGCGGCCGCCAACCCCGCCTACGGGCGCTACAACCCCAAGCGCAGCCTGGAGCAGAACGTGCAGCTGCCGGCGGCCCTGCTCTCCCGCTTCGACCTGCTCTGGCTGATCCAGGACCGGCCCGACCGGGACAACGACCTGCG GTTGGCCCAGCACATCACCTATGTCCATCAGCACAGCCGGCAGCCACCCTGCACCTTCCAGCAGCTTGACATGAAGCTCATGAG gcgcTACATCAACATGTGTAAGCGGAAGCAGCCGGCCGTGCCGGAGGCGCTGGCCGATTACATCACAGCCGCCTACGTGGAGATGCGCAAGGAGGCCTGGGCCAGCAAGGACACGACTTTCACCTCGGCCCGCACCCTGCTGGGCATCCTGCGCCTGGCCAGCGCCCTG GCCCGGCTGCGGCTGGTGGATGTGGTGGAGAAGGAGGACGTGAATGAAGCCATGCGGCTCATGGAGATGTCCAAGGACTCGCTGCTGGGGGACAAGGGTCAGCAAACCAG GACGCAGCGGGCGGCCGACGTGATCTTTGCGGCCGTGCGGGAGCTGGCgggcggggcgggcgggcgcTCGGTGCGCTACGCCGAGGCCGAGCAGCGCTGCGTCTCCAAGGGCTTCACCCCCGCCCAGTTCCAGGCCGCGCTGGACGAGTATGAGGAGCTGAATGTGTGGCAGGTGAACCAGGCCCGGACCCGCATCACCTTCATCTGA